The Blastocatellia bacterium nucleotide sequence ACCGGCGGCACTACCGGCGCGACGCTGGTTACAACGGGACGATTGAACATCGCCGCGGCCATCTCGCGCCTCGCCTGCTTGCGCTGGGCGCGATCTTCCTGCATAGCGAGCTGGCGCAGGCCCGCGACCTGATACGGGTCCGTCACCGGCTGCGCCTGCTGAATCCATTGCGGGTTGGTCGGCACGATGACGCTCTGGTTGATCGGTTGCGTGAAGGCTTGCAACGGCACGACCGTCACCGCCGTCGGATAAGTCATGTTCACATAGTTGCGCTGCACGACCATCTGTTGGACGACCTGCGGCGATGCCAGGTACTGCGGCGCGAAGCTCGCGTCGTAGTAACGCGGCACGTACGGCTCGCCCGGCGCCAGCGGCACCCAGGCGACCTGCGACTGCTGAATGGGCACGAACGCAACCAGCGCCGGCGCATAGACCGCCTCTGTGCGGCAGCCTTCGGGCACCCACATCCAGCGTTGCTGATTCACATAGGCCCAGCGGCCATAGTGATACGGCGCATAGCCCCACGGCTCACTCGACACCCACGTCGGCCCCCAGACATCATTCACGTTCCAGTAACCCTGGCGGTAAGGCGACCAGTCGTTGGCAACGCGCGGCGCCCAGCAGCGACCGTAGCCGTCGACGTCCTGCCAGTCGCCATACTCGTCCAGGTCATAAAGGCCCGGCACCTCTTCGGTGACGTACTGATAGCTGACCGAGCGGCTGTACGGATCATAGTAATCAGGGTCATCGAGGTAAGTGTCGTAGTTGCGATAGCGCCCATCGTAACGATTCGGATAGCGGTAGCCATAATAATCGTTGAGGATGTTGCCGGCGGCGTCCGGCGCGATATGCGACACCAGCGCCTGCGCGGCCACCTGACTGGCGAGCGTCAGGATTTCGCCCTTGTTGATCACCCCTGAGCCGTCCAGCCCGACGACTTGCGCCAGACCGTTCAGGACGCTGACCGTCGTGTTGCCGTCATCGCCGATGCCGAGCTGATAAAGTCCCGGCTCCGAAAAGTCTACTGCGCCACAGGGCGTGGCGACTTCGTACAATTCGCCGTTTGTAAGATCGCCTACATCAAAGACCGCCGAGCCGCTGCGCAAGGCAAGCTGCGTTCGCTGGTCGGCAAGCGACAGCACGTCGAGCGCGGTGTCGGGATTGAGCCGTACGTAATTGCGACCGGTTAGCGCAATCTGCGCGTGCGAAACGCCGCGCGCCCAGACGCGGTCGCCGACCGTCAGCGGCGCATTCACCTGGGCGTCGGTCCAGCTCAATTGATCGTTGTCGGCTTGATTGAGCGCCTGCGCGATGTCAACGTTGCCGTCCAGGCGTTCGAGTCGTGCGGCGCGCGGTTTCGCCAGGGCTTCGACCTTGGTTTCTGTGTGCTTCAATAAGAGAATCGCGCCCGACGCGCCGATGATGCCGGCCAGCACCAGAATAATGGCGACGTGCGGCGGGACGCTTGATAATCGCTTAATGAGTTGTTTCATATGCCCTCCCTGGCCTTGTTGGCTCGATATGGCTGAAAGATTGGTAGTGCAAGCCTAATGCCTCACAGCGTCCGCTTATAAGGGGATGCGCTAGACGGGCAATTCGTTTGTCGTGGTATGAATTTGAGGGATGCCGCGCGTCCGCCTGTACGCTTAGCAAACGCGCGCGCGGCGGTTATGCTTACACGATATGGTGTCAGCAGCGACGATATAGAAGGGAAGCGGCGCGCGGCTGCTTTACTTGCCGAAGACGACGCGCCCGCCGACGATGGTATAGATGACCGTGGTCTTTTGAATGTCGTCAGGTGGGATGCGGAAGAGGTCTTGCGATAACACCGTGATGTCTGCGAGCTTGCCCGGCGCGAGCGTGCCTTTGTCGCGTTCGGCGAACTCGGCATAAGCGCATCCGGCAGTGTAAGCGCGCAGCGCCTCTTCGACGGTAATCTTCTGTTCGGGAACCCAGCCATGCGGGTTGCGCCCGTCAATCGTCGCCCGCGTGACTGCCGCGTGAATGCCGAGAATCGGCGACAGCGGCGCCACCGTCCAGTCGGAGCCGAAGACCAGCGTCGCTTTGGCGTCGAGCAGTGAGCGGAACGGATAAGTCGTCTTGATGCGCGTCGGGCCGATGCGCTTTTCGGCCCAGCGGCCATCGTCTATGGCATGGTAAGGCTGCACCGAAGCAATGACGCCGAGCGCGGCAAAGCGCGCAATGTCGCTCGCCAGCAAGTGCTGCGCATGCTCGATGCGAAAGCGGCGGTCACGCGGGCCGTTCACTCGCGCCACCTCTTCAAAATAATTCAACGTGATGTTGTTGGCTTTATCGCCGATGGCGTGAACCGAGCATTGCAGCCCGGCCTTGTCGGCGTCTTTGATGTTCTGCTTCATCACGCCTTCGGGAATGTTGTCGTCGGCCATCAAGCCCGCCGTGCCGGGCGCGTCGGTGAACGGCTCGAAGAACAGCGCCGTCGTCGAGCCGAGCGAGCCGTCCATAAACGCCTTCAAGCCGCCCAGCCGCAACCAGTCGTCGCCGCGTCCTTGCCGCGCCACCACCTCGGCCTGTCGCTTCCAACTGCTCAAGGGCGTGCGCGCGTAAACTCGCACGGTCAGCTTACCGGCGTCGCGGTATCGCTTGTAGACATCGTAGTGCGGCCAGGCGGTGATGTCTTGAATCGAAGTCACGCCGACGCGCGCCGCTTCTTTCAGCGCCGCGTCGAGCGCCTCGTTGTAATCCTTCTCGCTCGGCTCGGGGACGAGCGGCCAGACCAGGCTCATCGCCGCGTCTTTCAGCACGCCGGTCGGCTCGCCGGTCTTTGGATCGCGGACGATGGTGCCGCCCGGCGGGTCTACGGTGTCGCGGGTGATCTTCGCCAGACGCAGCACGACACTATTGGCAAGCGCCATGTGGCCGTCGAGCCGCGAGACGAAGACGGGATTATCGGGCGTCGCCGCATCGATCAGCTCTTTGGTCGGAAGCGGGCCGCCGGGCCATAACTCGTGATCCCAATCGCCGCCGGTGATCCAGCGACCCGTGCCCAAGCGCGCGGCTTGCGCTTTGATGCGCGCGGCGAACTCTGCCGGCGTGCGGGCGTCGCGCAAGTCAACCGACAACAGTTGAAAGCCGCCGCTCATAAAGTGCGTGTGATCGTCTATGAAACCGGGCACCGCGAGGCGGCCTTGCAGATCGATAACGCGGGTCTGCGGGCCTGTGACCCATTTCATCTTGTCGCTGCTGCCGATGGCAATGACGCGCTCGCCACGCGCCGCCAGGGCTTCGGCCCACGGGTGCGTGGCTTCACCCGTGTAGATGCGGCCATTGGTCAACACAAGGTCGGCCTGCACTTGCCTGCGCGAGAAAGCTTCTGCAATCAAATCTGACACGAACGGAATGATATCGGTCTGCGTGCTGTTGTCAACGGTGAAGACCGTGAGGATGTATTCAGCGCCATTCGCCAGGCGGATGTAAGCGGCGTCGTGGCGCGTCGCAGAAGTCCAGCCGGCTTTCGAGTAAAGCTGCGCGCCCGCCGGCAGGCTCTTGCCGGAGAATCGCGTCGCCTGATCGTCCGGGTCATCCGATTTATGAAATGGATCACGGCGCAGCAAGTCCATCATCGCCCGCGAGCGTGCCGGTGTCACGGCGCGCCCGGTGACGATCTCGAACAACAGGCGCGCGACTGCTGCGGTCGTGAGCTTGTTGCGGTTCTCGAAGTTTGGCCCCAGGCTCTGGCGGTCGCGCCCGTACGGGCCTTCGCTCCAGGTCTTCTGATTGACGTTGATTTTCTCGAAGCCGAGGCTCGCGAAGTAGCGATTCACGGCGTTGCGCTGGTCGAGCCACGGCTTGAGCGCGGCGTCGTCCAACTCAGGCCCATCCGTCGTGCGGGTGAGCGCGTTGAACACGTAATGCGTCGCATCATTCGATGACTCGACGATCATATCGCGCAAGGCGCGTTCAAGCTCCGGCGAAGTTTTTAACTCGCCGGTCTCCAGTTGATGATGCGCGGCGACCAGATAAAAGAGCTTGACGACGCTCGCCGGGTAAGTCGGCTCCTGGCCGCGGTGGCTGGCCCACGCCGGATGCTCGCGGTCGTTCAGGTCGATTAGCGTGATGGCGATCTTGTCCGCCGTCAGCCCGCCTTTGCCGAAGCGCGCGACCGCCGCCTCGACGACGTTGCCGACAAGCTGTTGAAGCTGTGGCGACGGCGCGAATGGCGGGCGGGCTTGCGGCGCAGGCGACTGCGCCGCGGCGTCCGCGCGGATGAGCGCCAACACCGCAAGCAACGCCGCGCGCGTGAAAGGCAACAAGCGGGATCGATTCATACGGATTCCTGAACGGGCCGAATGAAGCTGTCGGTCTATTCTTGAAGTGGTTAAGGCTACTTCTTCTTGCTTTGCCAGAGGCGCGCTTCGAGGTGGCCCAGTTGCTCGCGGCTCGGCGCGCCTTCGATCATCACCACGTCTTTGTCGCGCAGCTCGATGCTCACCAGTCCCTCGCTCGTTTCATAGACGCGGCGCGTCACTTTATCGTCGGTGTCGTGCTTGAGCTTGTAACGCTGCTCGCTGCGCTCGGAGTAAGCGGTGAAGAACTCGCGGGCATCGGCAGGCGTGTCCCAGGTCGTATACTGCGCCAGCAGAGAAGCGCCGCTCGCGCGGTTCTCGTAAAAGGCATAACCGTCGCCGCCCCACCCGGCAGCGGCGGCGCGGGCGCGAAACTTCGGCAGAAACTCGCTGAGGATGACAAAGTAACCAAACTCACCGTTGACGTCTTCGTCGGCGCGCTTCCAGTCTTTGCCGAGCGTCGCGCTGAGGTCGCTCAACGCGAACTTCACAGGCATGTCGTGCGCCAGGTATTTCTCCGGGTGCATGATCTGTTCGCTCGAAGCCGGCAGCGTCGTGTAAGCGGCGTCGAGGCCGTGCCACGAGCCGTTCTTCAACACCGCTTGCGTGAAGCCTGCGCCATAGATGTAAGGGAATTGCAGGTTCTCGCGCAGCACACGCGGTGCCGCCGACAGCACAGGGTAGTTCGGGTCGCTGGCTTCGGCGTCGTTGTCGAGCAGCCGCTCCGTAAGCGAATCGATCTTGGTGATGTCAATGCCGCGCAGGCCGCTCTGCTCCAGGTCGTAGATGATCATGATCAACGTCGCTTCGCCTTCGACGAGCGCGTGCGCCGCCAGCTCGGCATCGGCGTCGCCCTTCGGCCATTTCTCGAAGCGCCGCAGGTTGAAGTGCTGATCCTGGAGCGCGTGCATCAGCTCGTGCGCCATAACCTTCTTCTGCTCGGCCAGCGGCAGCCATGCGGCGAGGTAGAACTCTTTCGTCTTGGGCTCGTAAAAACCGGCCACCTGCTCGCGCAGCAGCTTGACGACATAGTCGCGCAGTTGAAAGTTCTGCGGCACCAGTCCGAGCTTGACGAGCGTCTTCTGCGAGGCGTCGAACTCGGCGGGCGGCGTGCTTTCGTCGAGGTCGCGCATGACCGATTGCTCGATCTCGTCGCGGGTTTTAAAAGCGCTCTTGACCGGCTCTTTGATGGCCAGCTCGCGCATGCGGCTGACGGTTTTCAGCACATCATCGGTGGCGTTGAGCGTCGCCGTGGAGTCTGCCGGCTTGATCGCCGGCGCGCCTTGCCAGGCGACAACGCCTGTAGAAGTCAGTAATGCCAGGGCCAGCACCAGCGCCACGCTGGCGGTGAATCTTTTGACCATTCTGTTGACGACCTTTCTAAAGTGAAGCTAGATGGGATTGTCGCTGTGCCGCCGCCGGTTTGTCAAAGGTTTGCTCATCGCCCTCAGGAAACCTGCGCGCTGGCACGACTTCTCGGCAAGATGCTAAGATTCAAGATTGTTTCAGCCGGCGGGCCTTCGCCCTATGGCCCGGAGTTTCAAGCAGAGGAGTCAGACGAGCACGGTATGCGAGCGCACGTAGTTACATTCGGCTGTCAGATGAACGAGTATGACACGCACGCCATTCAATCCGAGCTGGCGGGCTTTGGCTATTCGTTCGTTGACGATTACCGCGAGGCCGACCTCGTGCTGGTCAACACCTGCGCGGTGCGCGGCAAGCCGGTCGAAAAAGCGCAGACCTTGCTCGGCGAGCTACGCAAAGAGAAGCAGCGGCGGCGCGGCGCGCTGACCATCGGCTTGATGGGCTGCCTGGCGCAACTCGCCGAAGGCCGCCGCATGGGCGAGAAGTTCGCCGTTGACATTATGCTCGGCCCCGGCGCCATCACCGAGATCGGCGCGGCCATCGAGCGCGGCAAGTTTCAATCCTTCGACTTCAAAAACGAGTTGCAGTTCTACACGCCGCCGCCGCCGACGGGCGCAGTCAGCGCCCACCTGACGATTATGCGCGGCTGCAATCACCGCTGCACCTACTGCATCGTGCCGCAGACGCGCGGCAGCGAAGTCTCGCGGCCTGCCGAAGACATCCTCGGCGAAGCGCGGGCGCTCCGTGATGCCGGTGTGGTCGAAGTCACGCTGCTTGGCCAGAACGTCAACTCCTACGGGCTCGCCGAAGGCACGGGCGCGCGGCGGCGGCGGATTGACGGCTACCCGTCGTTTGCCGAATTGCTGCGCATGGTCGGGCGCGTCGGCATCCCGCGCGTCCGCTTCGTCACCTCGCACCCGGTCAACTTTGACGACGAGATCATCGAGGCCATCGCCGACACACCGGCAGTCTGCCGCTACATCCATTTGCCTGTGCAGTCGGGGTCGAATCGCATACTGAAGCGCATGGCGCGCGAATACACCCGCGAGTTCTATCTCGAGCGCGTGCGGCGGCTGCGCGAGCTGTTGCCCGACGCGACCCTTTCGACCGACATCATCGTCGGCTTCCCCGGCGAGAGCGAAGAGGATTTCGAGCAGACCCTGTCGTTATACCGCGAAGTCGGCTATGACGCGGCTTATATGTTCATCTACTCGGAGCGCGAAGGCACCCCGGCACAGATTCACTTTGCAGACGTGGAGCGCGCGCTGAAGACCGCGCGGCTGGGCCGGCTGGTCGAGTTACAAAAGGCCGTGTCGTTCGAGCAGAACCAACGGTGGGTCGGGCGCGAGGTCGAAGTCCTGGTCAAAGGCGCGGCGGACGAAAGCGGTTTTGTGCAGGGCCACACCCGCGGCAATCACGTGACGATGATCGAAGGCAATCTGGCGCCGGGTGTTCACCGGGTGACGGTCGTTCACGCCACGCCGAACCGCCTCTATTGCGAGGCCCGCGGCGCTGCCAGCCTGGAACCGACGACAAGCAGGCGAGAGTTGAAAGTTATCTCGCTGCCGACAATTTGAAGTGAGCGGCGAGACCACTCGGCCTCGCCGCTCACAGCTAATCAAGTTATATTTTGGCCGTAGCGGCGGAGATGATCCAGGCAGCCACACCAAAGATTAATCCGAATTCCAACATCGTATTTACCCCCTTGTAGAATTAATCGGTACGTTTATATAGAACCGCCCGCCGGGCATTTGATACCAGGGGGCCGAAAAATCTCTCTTGAAAAATGAATCGCGCGGGCGGGCACAGATAGATACTCGCTATCCGTGCCCGCCCGCGCGATGCGCGACTTTGGTTTTCAAAGACTACGGCGACGCCTTACTCGGCCTTCACAGTAATCTTGTTGACGACGCGGCGCACGCCTTTAACCGAACTGGCGATGCGCTCGGCGCGCGATTTCAATTCTTCGCTCGGCAGCTCGCCGCTCAAGGTGGCGGTGCCATTG carries:
- a CDS encoding DUF6600 domain-containing protein, with amino-acid sequence MKQLIKRLSSVPPHVAIILVLAGIIGASGAILLLKHTETKVEALAKPRAARLERLDGNVDIAQALNQADNDQLSWTDAQVNAPLTVGDRVWARGVSHAQIALTGRNYVRLNPDTALDVLSLADQRTQLALRSGSAVFDVGDLTNGELYEVATPCGAVDFSEPGLYQLGIGDDGNTTVSVLNGLAQVVGLDGSGVINKGEILTLASQVAAQALVSHIAPDAAGNILNDYYGYRYPNRYDGRYRNYDTYLDDPDYYDPYSRSVSYQYVTEEVPGLYDLDEYGDWQDVDGYGRCWAPRVANDWSPYRQGYWNVNDVWGPTWVSSEPWGYAPYHYGRWAYVNQQRWMWVPEGCRTEAVYAPALVAFVPIQQSQVAWVPLAPGEPYVPRYYDASFAPQYLASPQVVQQMVVQRNYVNMTYPTAVTVVPLQAFTQPINQSVIVPTNPQWIQQAQPVTDPYQVAGLRQLAMQEDRAQRKQARREMAAAMFNRPVVTSVAPVVPPVRGDAAQALQYQPVPEKQKRNKLQFENSGQVVMAQRADGVPLAGAQASQQVAAQQRDQRIAQLRARMEQGDRSAKQELRQLKQERRQQPAFAQAQQVAPQQQAAPQAQSQAMTPKQQRRFERQQQMAAQQQQAASQSAQVNQQREQRRAQKQAARQQMAQQQAPQQQVESRRQLKQERRQQQAQQAQQQAAQQQTQRAQMKAQRRAERQQQQQQVVVQQQRSQMKMQRRAERQQQQAAPQQQWQAAQQQAQRAQMKAQRRAERQQQVVQQPQWQQPAQQQQMHQQMKQQRRFERQQQAAPQAPAYRAPVYQAPAAQPSKAERKAARRNQQ
- a CDS encoding amidohydrolase family protein is translated as MNRSRLLPFTRAALLAVLALIRADAAAQSPAPQARPPFAPSPQLQQLVGNVVEAAVARFGKGGLTADKIAITLIDLNDREHPAWASHRGQEPTYPASVVKLFYLVAAHHQLETGELKTSPELERALRDMIVESSNDATHYVFNALTRTTDGPELDDAALKPWLDQRNAVNRYFASLGFEKINVNQKTWSEGPYGRDRQSLGPNFENRNKLTTAAVARLLFEIVTGRAVTPARSRAMMDLLRRDPFHKSDDPDDQATRFSGKSLPAGAQLYSKAGWTSATRHDAAYIRLANGAEYILTVFTVDNSTQTDIIPFVSDLIAEAFSRRQVQADLVLTNGRIYTGEATHPWAEALAARGERVIAIGSSDKMKWVTGPQTRVIDLQGRLAVPGFIDDHTHFMSGGFQLLSVDLRDARTPAEFAARIKAQAARLGTGRWITGGDWDHELWPGGPLPTKELIDAATPDNPVFVSRLDGHMALANSVVLRLAKITRDTVDPPGGTIVRDPKTGEPTGVLKDAAMSLVWPLVPEPSEKDYNEALDAALKEAARVGVTSIQDITAWPHYDVYKRYRDAGKLTVRVYARTPLSSWKRQAEVVARQGRGDDWLRLGGLKAFMDGSLGSTTALFFEPFTDAPGTAGLMADDNIPEGVMKQNIKDADKAGLQCSVHAIGDKANNITLNYFEEVARVNGPRDRRFRIEHAQHLLASDIARFAALGVIASVQPYHAIDDGRWAEKRIGPTRIKTTYPFRSLLDAKATLVFGSDWTVAPLSPILGIHAAVTRATIDGRNPHGWVPEQKITVEEALRAYTAGCAYAEFAERDKGTLAPGKLADITVLSQDLFRIPPDDIQKTTVIYTIVGGRVVFGK
- the miaB gene encoding tRNA (N6-isopentenyl adenosine(37)-C2)-methylthiotransferase MiaB; amino-acid sequence: MRAHVVTFGCQMNEYDTHAIQSELAGFGYSFVDDYREADLVLVNTCAVRGKPVEKAQTLLGELRKEKQRRRGALTIGLMGCLAQLAEGRRMGEKFAVDIMLGPGAITEIGAAIERGKFQSFDFKNELQFYTPPPPTGAVSAHLTIMRGCNHRCTYCIVPQTRGSEVSRPAEDILGEARALRDAGVVEVTLLGQNVNSYGLAEGTGARRRRIDGYPSFAELLRMVGRVGIPRVRFVTSHPVNFDDEIIEAIADTPAVCRYIHLPVQSGSNRILKRMAREYTREFYLERVRRLRELLPDATLSTDIIVGFPGESEEDFEQTLSLYREVGYDAAYMFIYSEREGTPAQIHFADVERALKTARLGRLVELQKAVSFEQNQRWVGREVEVLVKGAADESGFVQGHTRGNHVTMIEGNLAPGVHRVTVVHATPNRLYCEARGAASLEPTTSRRELKVISLPTI